From a region of the Daphnia pulicaria isolate SC F1-1A chromosome 1, SC_F0-13Bv2, whole genome shotgun sequence genome:
- the LOC124325899 gene encoding pleckstrin homology domain-containing family G member 1-like, producing MTTESESVSAGHFNLDESLDAVAATCGGSVTGAAAATPSGASAAAAGSGSPSRRPRSSATVNSDLHHLRHSGDSGDSGVSSPGPPSSEASEQKHSGEEEKEEDADEEDDRGSDNLSYRDRVVMEVVESETVYVRDLQQVVEGYLYFWRDEGERAPLSPEQAVALFGNVDDIYRFNSQFLTQLQSYGLDPVEVARCFVRNNSGFTIYTDYCTNYPRKVSVLTDLMRNEAASRACHERQTQLQHTLPLGSYLLKPVQRILKYHLLLQNIVKHCDRSQTPGYTDIIVALSAMTGIAHHINDMKRKHEHAVRVQEVQSLLDLRRTGGRGLVPHVRSQGATPRFLAGSHVAHRQAKGERHFGLQSSHHVFQSHPD from the exons CCGGCCATTTCAATTTAGACGAGAGTCTGGACGCCGTTGCTGCAACTTGCGGCGGTAGCGTCACGGGGGCCGCTGCTGCAACTCCGTCGGGCGCATCAGCGGCTGCGGCCGGTTCAGGTTCGCCCAGCCGCCGACCGCGAAGCAGCGCCACCGTCAACAGCGATCTCCATCATCTGAGGCACTCGGGCGACTCTGGAGACAGCGGCGTGAGCAGTCCCGGCCCGCCCAGCTCGGAGGCATCGGAGCAGAAACATTCGGGCGAAgaggagaaggaagaagacGCGGACGAGGAGGACGACAGAGGCAGCGACAATCTCTCGTACAGGGACCGCGTCGTCATGGAGGTGGTCGAGTCCGAAACCGTCTACGTCCGCGACTTGCAGCAGGTCGTCGAG ggttatttgtatttttggcGGGACGAAGGGGAGCGAGCGCCGCTGAGTCCCGAACAGGCGGTCGCCCTTTTCGGCAACGTGGACGACATTTACCGTTTCAACAGCCAATTCCTGACGCAACTGCAGTCGTACGGGCTCGATCCCGTTGAGGTGGCACGCTGCTTCGTCCGCAACAATTCCGGCTTCACCATCTACACCGACTACTGCACCAACTACCCCAG GAAAGTGTCGGTGCTGACAGATTTGATGAGGAACGAGGCGGCCAGCCGGGCGTGTCACGAGAGGCAGACGCAATTGCAGCACACGCTGCCGCTCGGCTCCTACCTGCTCAAACCGGTCCAGCGCATCCTCAAGTACCACCTGTTGCTGCAAAACATCGTCAAGCACTGCGACCGATCGCAGACGCCCGGCTACACGGACATCATCGTGGCCCTGTCGGCCATGACGGGCATCGCTCACCACATCAACGACATGAAGCGAAAGCACGAACACGCCGTCAGAGTCCAGGAGGTGCAGAGTCTTTTGGACCTACGGCGAACTGGTGGCCGAGGGCTCGTTCCGCATGTACGGAGCCAAGGCGCCACGCCACGTTTTCTTGCTGGATCGCATGTTGCTCATCGTCAAGCGAAAGGAGAACGGCACTTTGGGCTACAAAGTTCACATCATG TGTTCCAATCTCATCCTGATTGA
- the LOC124325750 gene encoding protein shank-like, translated as ILIFLKELKESFNYGLFYPPSNGRAGKFLDEERPLSDYPFNGPGGYLELKYKRRVYKMLHLDEKQLRSLHTRVNLRRFFDYVTSGQTEKITKMCAKGLDPNIHCQETGGKTPPLTLAAVSSRPVPLLLALVGGGALIDYRTRCGSTALHRASEKSSIEAVRTLLDLGASNVRDAKGLTPLWTAVSAKASPMLCQALLHDYSIHGVQDAQGWHEVHQACRNGLVQHLENLLFYGADMNAKNASGNTPLHVCAVDNQEACARLLLFRGADREALNYANQTPYQVAVIAGNLELAALIHRFRGEDVVAFKETPSFNPRRRKSGVLLSMRHSMSSNAMMLDASSIASSSTTGSSSTPSPTLVYSSLTSRSMNRRQQQQPSPSPSSTDRWLESNPMCMSTVSVRSDTGSSSSCTAESEDNGSSLTDKISVDRCDIVSDSSGVGTSNSGSGGSYDANTPSEHSLVLPGMTVICTEAYSCKEANHLNLQPGDIIEVTGLTDCGLLEGWLRGDSGYFPPSCVQEVRLRNPAAIAAARHHPSPAVISKATGVPNMGMTLPVSVPVLQLGKTMEARAAGRREMTAQNYGTTPRMKSLCSEPRTVILHKGQRGFGFVLRGAKTMTGMKDFNPIQNRVPALQYLDSVCEAGSVADQAGLQPGDFILAINGEDLAKASHETVVDCIRRSGNLVQLTICSATVQPVNQSVSQSVSEYSLTVPNSSRQYSTLPRKLPGRPPQPPKRDPRTTLSVPSALQRHQRRTTGHPVFTPVWLKKQKTSAELLKLHKEFHSTPELCWEQQQNGEVMTSSWTAKVEIPPDVPSAEDGRKSQSQENVYGMELQAHNQRNSRRSWAPGNAASKPGGPRHSGVRYHGSWQNIEDSYQQSEDDDDGDETEEEEEDGDDDGEDATTPIADQLNLLGNRDYRAVKPCRPIYSTGNCNTLPKRAGSPHCTAPPPNHPPPPPPPPSQVVRVDVTKAHSEYAAVAAAGGDRPSTPVMSSFQPSDNAKLYALPEDMKNVGVMTLRPTASKKMTNV; from the exons attttaatttttttaaaggagctGAAGGAAAGTTTCAACTATGGACTGTTTTATCCGCCGTCAAACGGCCGGGCCGGCAAATTTCTCGACGAAGAACGCCCCCTGTCGGATTATCCTTTTAACGGACCTGGCGGCTACCTTGAG TTGAAGTACAAGAGGCGTGTGTACAAGATGCTGCATCTGGACGAGAAGCAGCTGCGTTCGCTGCACACACGCGTCAACTTGCGTCGCTTCTTCGACTACGTGACCAGCGGCCAAACGGAGAAGATTACCAAAATGTGTGCCAAAGGGCTGGATCCCAACATTCACTGTCAGGAGACGGGCGGTAA AACCCCCCCACTGACGTTGGCTGCAGTTTCATCTCGCCCCGTGCCACTACTTCTGGCCCTGGTTGGTGGCGGTGCATTGATCGATTACCGAACGAGATGCGGATCGACCGCCTTGCACAGGGCCTCTGAGAAGAGCAGCATAGAAGCTGTGAGAACCCTTCTGGACCTGGGGGCCTCCAATGTTCGTGATGCCAAAGGTCTGACTCCTCTGTGGACCGCAGTGTCAGCCAAAGCCTCTCCAATGTTATGCCAGGCACTCCTTCATGATTACTCCATCCACGGTGTGCAAGATGCTCAGGGATGGCATGAAGTCCACCAG gcCTGCCGTAATGGACTTGTCCAGCATTTGGAGAACCTGCTGTTTTACGGAGCCGACATGAACGCCAAGAATGCGTCGGGCAACACGCCCCTCCACGTCTGTGCTGTGGACAATCAGGAAGCGTGCGCACGACTGCTGCTCTTTCGGGGGGCCGATCGCGAAGCCCTTAACTACGCCAATCAGACACCCTACCAGGTGGCGGTAATTGCCGGCAACCTGGAGTTAGCCGCTCTTATCCATCGGTTTAGAGGCGAGGATGTCG TGGCATTCAAGGAAACTCCATCGTTCAATCCCCGTCGGCGAAAGTCTGGCGTACTACTGTCGATGAGGCATTCGATGTCGTCGAATGCCATGATGCTGGACGCGTCTTCCATCGCTTCGTCGTCGACGACCGGATCGAGCAGCACGCCCAGCCCGACGTTGGTGTACAGCTCGCTGACTAGCAGGTCAATGAATcgccgccagcagcagcagccctctCCATCGCCTTCCAGCACTGACCGCTGGCTGGAATCGAATCCCATGTGCATGAGCACCGTGTCTGTGCGCAGCGATACGGGCAGCTCCTCTTCTTGTACGGCTGAAAGCGAAGATAATGGAAGCAGTTTGACTG ACAAAATCAGCGTGGACCGATGCGACATTGTCAGTGATAGCTCGGGCGTTGGCACGTCCAACAGTGGAAGCGGCGGAAGCTACGATGCAAATACCCCGTCTGAGCACTCGCTGGTCCTACCAGGCATGACAGTCATCTGCACGGAGGCGTACAGTTGCAAGGAAGCCAACCATCTCAACTTGCAACCGGGGGATATTATTGAAG TGACGGGATTAACAGACTGTGGGCTGTTGGAGGGCTGGTTAAGGGGAGACAGTGGCTATTTTCCTCCCAGTTGCGTGCAAGAAGTTAGGTTGCGCAATCCGGCCGCTATCGCAGCGGCTCGACATCATCCCAGCCCGGCTGTCATCTCCAAAGCTACTGGTGTGCCAAATATGGGCATGACCCTGCCTGTGTCGGTTCCCGTTTTGCAACTGGGAAAGACCATGGAAGCCAGAGCTGCCGGTCGCCGAGAAATGACTGCACAAAATTACGGAACGACTCCACGGATGAAGTCTCT GTGCAGCGAACCGCGGACTGTCATCCTGCATAAGGGCCAGAGAGGATTTGGTTTCGTGCTGCGCGGTGCAAAGACAATGACGGGCATGAAGGATTTCAACCCTATTCAGAATCGAGTTCCGGCTTTACAGTATTTGGATAGTGTCTGTGAAGCTGGCAGTGTAGCCGACCAAGCCGGACTTCAGCCTGGCGATTTCATTCTGGCT aTCAATGGAGAAGATCTGGCCAAGGCTTCGCACGAGACTGTGGTCGATTGTATCCGTCGTTCGGGTAATTTGGTTCAGCTGACTATCTGCTCCGCCACCGTCCAACCTGTCAACCAATCAGTCAGCCAATCAGTCAGCGAATATTCTTTAACAGTCCCCAACAGTAGTCGACAGTATTCAACACTTCCTCGAAAGTTACCCG GGCGGCCCCCACAACCACCGAAACGAGATCCCCGGACGACGCTAAGTGTCCCCAGCGCCCTCCAGCGCCACCAGCGGAGAACAACCGGTCACCCCGTGTTTACGCCAGTGTGGCTGAAA AAGCAGAAGACGTCGGCAGAGCTGTTGAAACTACACAAGGAATTCCACAGCACACCGGAATTGTGTTGGGAACAGCAGCAAAATGGCGAAGTGATGACTTCTTCTTGGACAGCAAAAGTCGAAATTCCACCGGATGTTCCATCGGCGGAAGATGGGCGAAAGAGTCAGAGCCAGGAGAACGTCTACGGCATGGAGCTGCAGGCTCACAATCAACGCAATTCGCGTCGCTCCTGGGCTCCTGGAAATGCTGCCTCCAAACCGGGAGGGCCACGCCATTCCGGCGTCCGTTATCACGGCTCTTGGCAGAACATTGAGGATTCCTACCAGCAGtcggaagacgacgacgatggagATGAgacggaagaagaggaggaggatggcGATGACGACGGAGAAGACGCAACTACTCCGATCGCCgatcaattgaatttgttggGGAATCGCGACTACCGCGCCGTTAAGCCGTGCCGTCCGATTTACTCGACCGGCAATTGCAATACTCTTCCAAAAAGAGCAGGCAGTCCGCATTGTACGGCTCCTCCGCCAAATCATCCGCCGCCACCTCCACCTCCACCGTCTCAGGTTGTCCGAGTTGACGTTACCAAAGCTCACAGCGAATATGCCGCCGTCGCTGCGGCCGGTGGCGACCGTCCTTCGACTCCAGTCATGTCCAGCTTCCAACCCAGTGACAATGCCAAGCTCTACGCCCTGCCGGAAGATATGAAAAACGTCGGCGTCATGACACTCCGCCCGACCGCATCCAAGAAAATGACGAACGTCTAG
- the LOC124343167 gene encoding uncharacterized protein LOC124343167, whose translation MPQVKSVESLFQLCLDNVTDHMDEWAKKSPKLNGVEDIEFIKKSTNPFYDLPSVIIEEIILLLKKKKLLETKFIELLITPQLWTLDFRSTCDKDEVSGLLRLATIISPDLKNLWLCHEQYFIDNDKYESFIPKFSNLQVVDISYSKKGDSCLQLLGLYCKDLRVLHAKHSSVSDYGIQQLCVSGKCKSIHKLDVFSNFEPLTTKGLQLAILNLPALTILRHPLLVDVLADMAQAAMDEKLETPKLSLSTLAIHSSYKAGSLALAVSICPSITTIDVRMAEELTDIELYALLSLKNISAIHFCASDHNTFDGGIVPLLKSFGKSLKSLGLFYFTSTVKIRAVTEYCPNLKSLTLGCNSSYSMAWTEESQKSREGEPIDGGRLELKKLEQLQFFLRKGFIDSEVVLALLSSSSLKSIFLSGCCILTDDVLLKAANYHSFRNLESLDIFDCKTVSSKGIDVLMEEGNSLKSLDIRGCGQILIKHISSWVRKAAKNNWELSVDPKVPLSCVEHSDSDNDSEEGFQFLNFFLAGFIHDMLDSDDDDEDDEDIEVEEDSDEDQN comes from the exons ATGCCACAAGTAAAAAGTGTTGAGAGTCTGTTCCAGTTGTGTTTAGACAATGTTACAGACCACATGGATGAATGGGCTAAGAAATCGCCTAAGTTGAATGGAGTGGAGGACATAGAGTTCATCAAAAAAAGCACTAATCCTTTCTATGATTTAC CTTCTGTTATCATAGAGGAAATCATTCTGCttcttaagaaaaaaaaattgcttgaaACCAAATTTATCGAGCTTCTCATCACTCCACAATTATGGACTTTGGATTTCCGTTCAACGTGTGATAAAGATGAGGTGTCTGGCCTTCTCCGTCTTGCCACCATCATAAGCCCA GATCTGAAAAATTTGTGGCTTTGTCATGAGCAATACTTCATAGACAATGATAAATATGagagtttcattcccaaattttccaatttaCAAGTTGTGGATATTTCATATTCTAAGAAAGGAGACTCTTGCTTGCAGTTACTTGGCCTATATTGTAAAGATTTGAG AGTGCTGCATGCTAAACACAGCTCAGTTTCAGACTATGGAATTCAACAGCTGTGTGTCAGTGGAAAGTGCAAATCCATTCATAAATTGGATGTTTTTAGTAACTTCGAGCCCCTGACAACTAAGGGTCTCCAGTTGGCCATTCTAAATTTACCTGCCCTAACTATACTTCGTCACCCATTATTAGTTGACGTTTTGGCCGATATGGCTCAGGCTGCCATGGATGAAAAACTTGAAACGCCCAAACTATCCTTGTCGACACTCGCCATCCATTCGTCATATAAAGCTGGTAGTCTGGCTCTTGCTGTGTCCATATGCCCGTCTATTACGACTATAGATGTAAGAATGGCAGAAGAATTGACTGACATTGAGCTTTATGCCCTATTATCTCTAAAAAATATTAGTGCCATTCATTTTTGTGCTTCTGACCATAACACATTTGATGGTGGCATTGTCCCCCTTCTTAAGTCTTTTGGAAAATCTTTGAAGTCGTTGGGACTTTTCTATTTCACCTCTACCGTTAAAATTCGTGCTGTTACCGAGTATTGTCCCAACTTGAAATCCCTAACCCTCGGTTGTAATAGCAGTTACTCGATGGCATGGACTGAAGAAAGTCAAAAATCTCGTGAAGGCGAACCGATCGATGGGGGACGACTCGAATTGAAGAAGCTTGAACAGTTGCAGTTTTTTCTTAGAAAAGGATTCATCGACAGTGAAGTTGTGTTGGCACTTCTTTCATCCTCTTCGCTCAAGTCTATTTTCTTAAGTGGTTGCTGCATTCTCACTGATGACGTTCTGCTGAAAGCTGCTAATTACCACTCGTTCCGAAACTTAGAGTCTTTAGATATATTTGATTGCAAGACGGTTTCAAGTAAAGGTATTGACGTCCTCATGGAAGAAGGCAATTCTCTCAAGAGTCTCGACATTCGTGGTTGTGGACAGATTTTGATTAAACACATTTCATCTTGGGTCAGGAAAGCTGCGAAGAATAATTGGGAATTATCTGTGGATCCCAAAGTTCCTCTTAGTTGCGTTGAACACAGCGATTCTGATAACGATTCTGAAGaaggatttcaatttttgaatttttttctagctGGTTTTATACATGATATGCTGGattcggatgatgatgatgaagatgatgaagatatAGAGGTAGAAGAAGACAGTGATGAAGACCAGAATTAG